From Nicotiana tabacum cultivar K326 chromosome 22, ASM71507v2, whole genome shotgun sequence, one genomic window encodes:
- the LOC107774246 gene encoding pentatricopeptide repeat-containing protein At5g56310-like, giving the protein MDTAKYLFDNIPEKNVISWTTIIAGYAQVNQFSQAIGVFREMMSAEVGVKPDEVTMLAVLSACAHLGELELGEWIHSYIIKHRLCRTVPLNNALIDMYAKSGNVKKGVKLFESMETRSVVSWSTMISALAVNGYGREALNMFSRMEMVGIRPNSITLIAVLSACSHAGLVEEGRLYFKIMEEKYGISPDIRHYGCMVDLLGRADYLDEAVNLIKTMPFEANAVIWGSLLAAAKKQSHVELGEQALQHLTEVEPRNSGNYSLVSNTYAALGRWSEARVARKIMRDTGVKKLPGGSFIKVKNRVYYFYSGDRSHSQCERIYRILSQLNKVSKTVLNEDWGYEELLDADNLYEDHL; this is encoded by the coding sequence ATGGATACTGCGAAGTACTTGTTTGATAATATACCGGAGAAGAATGTTATTTCTTGGACTACCATAATTGCGGGGTATGCTCAGGTGAATCAATTTTCTCAAGCTATTGGTGTTTTCCGTGAAATGATGAGTGCAGAAGTTGGTGTCAAGCCTGATGAGGTAACAATGCTAGCTGTGCTTTCTGCTTGTGCCCACTTGGGTGAGCTTGAGTTGGGCGAATGGATCCATAGTTATATTATAAAACACAGGTTATGCAGAACTGTGCCTCTTAACAATGCCCTTATTGATATGTATGCAAAATCGGGGAATGTGAAGAAGGGAGTAAAATTGTTTGAGAGCATGGAAACAAGGAGTGTTGTTTCTTGGTCAACAATGATTTCTGCATTGGCTGTCAATGGGTATGGACGAGAAGCGCTTAACATGTTTTCTCGAATGGAAATGGTTGGAATTAGGCCGAACAGTATCACCTTAATAGCAGTACTATCTGCATGTAGCCATGCAGGTCTTGTGGAGGAGGGCAGATTGTATTTTAAGATAATGGAAGAAAAATATGGTATTAGTCCTGACATCAGACACTATGGTTGCATGGTCGATCTTTTAGGGCGTGCAGATTACCTCGACGAGGCTGTAAACCTGATTAAAACGATGCCCTTTGAAGCAAATGCAGTGATTTGGGGATCACTTCTTGCTGCAGCCAAGAAGCAAAGTCATGTTGAACTTGGGGAGCAAGCACTGCAGCATCTAACTGAAGTGGAACCACGTAACAGTGGGAATTATTCCCTTGTGTCCAATACATATGCTGCTCTTGGTAGGTGGAGTGAAGCTAGGGTAGCAAGAAAGATCATGAGGGACACAGGTGTCAAAAAGTTGCCAGGCGGTAGCTTCATCAAGGTGAAAAACAGAGTTTATTACTTCTATTCAGGAGACAGATCACATTCTCAATGCGAGAGGATATACAGAATTCTATCGCAGTTGAATAAGGTATCAAAGACGGTATTGAATGAGGATTGGGGATATGAAGAGCTGCTTGATGCTGATAACCTTTACGAGGATCACTTGTAA